The Catharus ustulatus isolate bCatUst1 chromosome 13, bCatUst1.pri.v2, whole genome shotgun sequence genome includes a window with the following:
- the BRK1 gene encoding protein BRICK1 has product MSVQEDPVQREIHQDWANREYIEVITSSIKKIADFLNSFDMSCRSRLATLNEKLTALERRIEYIEARVTKGETLT; this is encoded by the exons atGTCGGTGCAGGAGGACCCGGTGCAGCGGGAGATCCACCAGGACTGGGCCAACCGGGAGTACATCGAGGTGATCACCAGCTCCATCAAGAAGATCGCGGACTTCCTCAACTCCTTCG ACATGTCGTGCCGGTCCCGACTGGCCACCCTGAACGAGAAGCTGACGGCGCTGGAGCGGAGGATTGAATACATCGAGGCCCGG GTCACCAAGGGGGAGACGCTGACATAG